From the Lysobacter soyae genome, the window GTCGCATTCGTGTCGGTGTCGTTTTGCGTGCACGCGGCAAGGCACAGCGCGATCAACACGCAAGCCGGCCGGACGAGCAGATTTTTCAATGTCGAATTCCGCACATGGGTTATTGTCACGCAATGACAGATGAAAGCGAAACGACCGCCCCGATTTGGGTGGATTCTCCTGAGGCGCTGCAATCGCACATTGCGAAAATCGACGGCGCGGTGGGGATTGATACGGAATTCGTTCGTGAACGCACGTTTTGGCCCAAGTTGGCCTTGGTGCAGATCGCGACCGGTGACGACATCTTATTGGTGGATTGCAAAGTGCCCGGCGTCAGTGCGGCCTTGGCGCCGTTGCTGTCCAATCACGCCATTTTGAAGATCATGCACTCGCCGGGCGAAGACTTCGTCGCCTTCTTGCATGGCTGCGGTGTCGCACCCTACCCCGTGTTCGATACGCAACTCGCGGCGGCGTTGGCAGGTCTTGGCCATGGCATGGGGTATGCGCGGTTGATGCAGACGCTGTTTGATATTGAGATCGACAAAGGCGAGACCCGGTCCGATTGGATGCGACGCCCGCTCAGTGCCGCGCAACTCAAATACGCTGTGGAAGATGTCCGTTATTTGCATGAAGCACATCGTGTCTTGGCGGAAAAACTGCATACGCTCGATCGCACGGCGTGGATGGAACAGGAAAGCGAAGCCTATTTCCTCGCCCAATCCGTGGACGAACCGGAACGCTGGGCGCATTTGGGCGCACGCGCAGGGCAACGGTTGGACCGCGACGGCCAAACCCGTTTGTTACGACTGATGCGCTGGCGCGAGGTGCGTGCTCGCGCGCGTGATCTACCCAAGAATTGGGTGTTGCCGGTAGAGGCCGCGGTTGAGCTTGCGGAAAGCAATGCGCGCAGCGAATCGGATGTGACCCACATTCTTTTGCGTCATCCGCGAGCGCCCAAAAATCTGGCCGCGCCAATGTTGGCCGCGATGCATCAACCGCTCGAGGATGAGGCGCAGATGCCGCTACTGATGGACGACCGC encodes:
- the rnd gene encoding ribonuclease D gives rise to the protein MTDESETTAPIWVDSPEALQSHIAKIDGAVGIDTEFVRERTFWPKLALVQIATGDDILLVDCKVPGVSAALAPLLSNHAILKIMHSPGEDFVAFLHGCGVAPYPVFDTQLAAALAGLGHGMGYARLMQTLFDIEIDKGETRSDWMRRPLSAAQLKYAVEDVRYLHEAHRVLAEKLHTLDRTAWMEQESEAYFLAQSVDEPERWAHLGARAGQRLDRDGQTRLLRLMRWREVRARARDLPKNWVLPVEAAVELAESNARSESDVTHILLRHPRAPKNLAAPMLAAMHQPLEDEAQMPLLMDDRDRDKARIRAWQNRVSEIAAELGVEDGVIASRKVIQAYLDEGEWPESVTAWRKARLDAGAPPK